One genomic window of Numida meleagris isolate 19003 breed g44 Domestic line chromosome 1, NumMel1.0, whole genome shotgun sequence includes the following:
- the CHPT1 gene encoding cholinephosphotransferase 1 isoform X4 has product MQSDNQWPGQHCQAPFWAYILGALGLFIYQSLDAIDGKQARRTNSCSPLGELFDHGCDSISTVFVVLGSCIAIRLGTNPDWLFFCCFVGLFMFYSAHWQTYVSGILRFGKVDVTEVQIAITVLLLVSAFGGTAIWDYKVHLIGLELKFFAVAGILCGTAVSCFNYFRVIFGGGVGKNGSTIAGTSVLSPGVHIGLLVTLATVIYKKSTIQLFEKHPCLYVLTFGFVNAKISQKLVVAHMTKSEISLQDTAFIGPGLLFLDQYFNSFIDEYIVLWIALFISLFDMLRYATGVCLQIAAHLHIHVFRISSHQAPEQVQVVSPLSHQNNMD; this is encoded by the exons ATGCAGTCAGACAATCAGTGGCCTGGGCAGCATTGCCAG GCACCTTTTTGGGCATACATCCTGGGCGCATTGGGACTTTTTATCTACCAGTCTCTGGATGCCATTGATGGGAAGCAAGCCAGAAGAACAAACAGCTGCTCTCCTCTAGGAGAGCTCTTTGATCATGGTTGCGACTCAATTTCCACAG tttttgttgtcCTGGGATCCTGCATAGCAATCCGACTAGGAACAAACCCTGActggctgtttttctgttgttttgtgggACTGTTCATGTTTTATTCGGCTCACTGGCAGACATATGTATCAGGCATATTAAGGTTTGGAAA agTTGATGTAACTGAAGTTCAGATAGCCATAACGGTGTTGCTATTGGTATCTGCATTTGGTGGAACAGCAATATGGGACTATAAG GTGCATTTGATAGGCCTAGAACTGAAGTTCTTTGCGGTTGCTGGCATTCTGTGTGGAACAGCGGTTTCATGTTTCAATTACTTCCGCGTCATCTTTGGTGGAGGGGTTGGAAAGAATGGATCTACAATAGCA GGAACGAGTGTTCTTTCACCAGGCGTCCACATTGGGCTACTCGTCACGCTGGCCACCGTGATCTACAAAAAATCTACAATTCAGCTGTTCGAAAAACATCCGTGCCTGTATGTCTTGACATTTGGATTTGTGAATGCTAAAATCTCACAGAAGTTAGTG gtggCTCACATGACAAAAAGTGAAATCAGTCTTCAAGACACTGCATTTATTGGGCCAGGACTTCTCTTTTTGGACCAGTACTTCAATAGTTTCATCGATGAATATATTGTTCTATGGATAGCATTG ttCATATCCTTGTTTGATATGCTGAGATATGCCACTGGTGTATGCCTACAGATTGCTGCTCATCTCCATATACATGTCTTCCGAATTTCATCTCATCAAGCTCCTGAACAG GTACAAGTTGTTTCTCCATTGAGCCATCAGAATAACATGGACTGA
- the CHPT1 gene encoding cholinephosphotransferase 1 isoform X3, protein MAAIAIRDTSLAGVHGHRQSSPGGEQKLFPLLCSWAPFWAYILGALGLFIYQSLDAIDGKQARRTNSCSPLGELFDHGCDSISTVFVVLGSCIAIRLGTNPDWLFFCCFVGLFMFYSAHWQTYVSGILRFGKVDVTEVQIAITVLLLVSAFGGTAIWDYKVHLIGLELKFFAVAGILCGTAVSCFNYFRVIFGGGVGKNGSTIAGTSVLSPGVHIGLLVTLATVIYKKSTIQLFEKHPCLYVLTFGFVNAKISQKLVVAHMTKSEISLQDTAFIGPGLLFLDQYFNSFIDEYIVLWIALFISLFDMLRYATGVCLQIAAHLHIHVFRISSHQAPEQVQVVSPLSHQNNMD, encoded by the exons GCACCTTTTTGGGCATACATCCTGGGCGCATTGGGACTTTTTATCTACCAGTCTCTGGATGCCATTGATGGGAAGCAAGCCAGAAGAACAAACAGCTGCTCTCCTCTAGGAGAGCTCTTTGATCATGGTTGCGACTCAATTTCCACAG tttttgttgtcCTGGGATCCTGCATAGCAATCCGACTAGGAACAAACCCTGActggctgtttttctgttgttttgtgggACTGTTCATGTTTTATTCGGCTCACTGGCAGACATATGTATCAGGCATATTAAGGTTTGGAAA agTTGATGTAACTGAAGTTCAGATAGCCATAACGGTGTTGCTATTGGTATCTGCATTTGGTGGAACAGCAATATGGGACTATAAG GTGCATTTGATAGGCCTAGAACTGAAGTTCTTTGCGGTTGCTGGCATTCTGTGTGGAACAGCGGTTTCATGTTTCAATTACTTCCGCGTCATCTTTGGTGGAGGGGTTGGAAAGAATGGATCTACAATAGCA GGAACGAGTGTTCTTTCACCAGGCGTCCACATTGGGCTACTCGTCACGCTGGCCACCGTGATCTACAAAAAATCTACAATTCAGCTGTTCGAAAAACATCCGTGCCTGTATGTCTTGACATTTGGATTTGTGAATGCTAAAATCTCACAGAAGTTAGTG gtggCTCACATGACAAAAAGTGAAATCAGTCTTCAAGACACTGCATTTATTGGGCCAGGACTTCTCTTTTTGGACCAGTACTTCAATAGTTTCATCGATGAATATATTGTTCTATGGATAGCATTG ttCATATCCTTGTTTGATATGCTGAGATATGCCACTGGTGTATGCCTACAGATTGCTGCTCATCTCCATATACATGTCTTCCGAATTTCATCTCATCAAGCTCCTGAACAG GTACAAGTTGTTTCTCCATTGAGCCATCAGAATAACATGGACTGA